Proteins encoded together in one Caulobacter sp. FWC2 window:
- a CDS encoding ROK family transcriptional regulator, whose product MASQDPAKTAHRGASLSGTNLERAGDYNQRVALQSIRIGAAKTKQEVAALTGLTVPAITNITNRLVEDGLILEAGKLHGARGQPAMTFAINPDGCFSIGLNIDRDHITIVLLDFAGQVRGRVSQEIAFASPEDVVLFFEDSWKSLLKTKGVRADRIVGVGVAIPDDIANVDLPHRPAAYEAWNRVDLRKLLSRRHDLPVILENDAAAAAFGELHFGHGMQKPSFFYMLISSGLGGGLVVEGEYFRGAQGRSGELGFLPVKSERTSAATLQDAVSLSALNEFLGEAYAVGDPGQLADLPVEAQDRIDAWIDLAADLLYDPLISISCLINPQAVYIGGRLPEVLIDKLAKAVTQKLSVRRSILTMAPVYRAALAADAPAMGAAILPIINRFLPSRSALRNTDQA is encoded by the coding sequence GTGGCAAGTCAGGACCCCGCCAAGACCGCGCACCGGGGCGCAAGCCTGTCGGGCACCAACCTCGAGCGGGCCGGCGACTACAACCAGCGCGTGGCGCTGCAGTCGATCCGGATCGGCGCGGCCAAGACCAAGCAGGAAGTCGCCGCGCTCACGGGCCTGACCGTGCCGGCGATCACCAACATCACCAATCGCCTGGTGGAAGACGGTCTCATTTTGGAAGCCGGCAAGCTGCACGGTGCCCGGGGCCAGCCGGCCATGACCTTCGCCATCAATCCCGACGGCTGCTTCTCGATCGGCCTGAATATTGACCGCGATCACATCACCATCGTGCTGCTCGACTTCGCCGGCCAGGTTCGGGGCCGGGTGAGCCAGGAAATCGCCTTCGCGAGCCCTGAGGATGTCGTGTTGTTCTTCGAGGACTCATGGAAGTCGCTTCTGAAGACAAAGGGGGTGCGGGCCGATCGCATCGTCGGGGTGGGCGTGGCGATTCCCGACGACATCGCCAACGTCGACCTGCCCCACCGTCCCGCCGCCTACGAGGCCTGGAACCGGGTGGACCTGCGCAAGCTGCTGTCGCGACGCCACGACCTGCCCGTGATCCTCGAGAACGACGCTGCGGCGGCCGCGTTTGGTGAGCTGCATTTCGGTCATGGCATGCAGAAGCCCAGCTTCTTCTACATGCTGATAAGTTCGGGCCTGGGCGGCGGGCTCGTGGTCGAAGGCGAGTATTTCCGCGGCGCCCAGGGGCGCAGCGGCGAACTGGGCTTCCTGCCCGTCAAATCCGAACGCACGTCCGCGGCCACCTTGCAGGACGCGGTCTCGCTGTCGGCCCTCAATGAGTTTCTCGGCGAGGCCTACGCGGTCGGCGACCCTGGACAGCTGGCGGATCTGCCCGTCGAGGCGCAAGACCGCATCGACGCCTGGATCGATCTAGCGGCCGATCTGCTTTACGATCCGCTGATCTCGATCAGCTGCCTGATCAATCCACAGGCCGTCTATATCGGCGGGCGCCTGCCCGAGGTCTTGATCGACAAGCTGGCCAAGGCGGTGACCCAGAAGCTCAGCGTTCGTCGCTCGATCCTGACCATGGCGCCGGTCTACCGCGCCGCCCTGGCGGCCGATGCGCCCGCCATGGGCGCAGCGATCCTGCCGATCATCAACCGCTTCCTGCCATCGCGCTCGGCGCTGCGCAACACCGATCAGGCCTAG
- a CDS encoding sugar porter family MFS transporter, with product MESSPAMRPMSPTLVGAVAAAALAGLLFGFDTAVIAGVTGDISRVYSLTPATLGITVSSALWGTLLGAMASGKPGDRYGSRDGLRAMAVLYFISSIGCALAWSWPVLLTARFIGGVAIGGSSVLAPVYMAEIAPARRRGALVGLFQINIVVGILVAYLSNFLLDQLALGLSAWRWKLAVTALPATLLWLMLARAPQSPRWLRAQGRDEEAHAAQTRLGGDLDPSEAPSPPGARLSWRLYRKPILLAVTLALFNQLTGINALLYYLNDIFAAAGFGHATAGLQAVAIGATNLVFTLLAMSVIDRFGRKRLLLVGSVGMAVCLGLAAWILDGGHHSSWLLYVLVGFIAAFAFSQGAVIWVYISEIFPTPVRARDRRWAPRPIGWPTP from the coding sequence ATGGAAAGTTCGCCCGCCATGCGGCCCATGAGTCCCACGCTCGTCGGCGCGGTCGCCGCCGCGGCGCTGGCGGGGCTGTTGTTCGGCTTCGACACCGCCGTCATCGCCGGGGTGACCGGCGACATCAGTCGCGTCTATAGCCTGACGCCCGCCACCCTGGGGATCACCGTCTCCAGCGCGCTGTGGGGAACGCTGCTGGGCGCCATGGCGTCGGGCAAGCCGGGCGATCGCTACGGAAGCCGCGATGGCCTGCGCGCGATGGCCGTTCTCTATTTCATCTCCAGCATCGGGTGCGCGCTGGCCTGGTCCTGGCCCGTGCTGCTGACGGCGCGCTTCATCGGCGGCGTGGCGATCGGCGGGTCGTCGGTGCTCGCGCCCGTCTACATGGCTGAGATCGCGCCGGCCCGCCGCCGCGGAGCGCTAGTGGGCCTGTTTCAGATCAACATCGTGGTCGGCATCCTGGTGGCCTATCTGAGCAACTTCTTGCTGGATCAGCTTGCCCTGGGTCTAAGCGCTTGGCGCTGGAAGCTGGCGGTCACCGCCCTCCCCGCCACTCTTCTGTGGCTGATGCTGGCGCGCGCCCCGCAAAGTCCGCGATGGCTGAGGGCGCAGGGACGGGATGAAGAGGCGCACGCGGCTCAAACGCGACTGGGCGGCGATCTGGATCCTTCGGAAGCCCCCAGCCCGCCCGGCGCGCGACTGAGCTGGCGCCTCTATCGCAAGCCTATCCTTCTGGCGGTGACCTTGGCGCTGTTCAACCAGCTGACCGGCATCAACGCCCTGCTCTATTATCTCAACGACATCTTCGCAGCGGCCGGCTTCGGACACGCCACCGCTGGGCTCCAAGCCGTGGCGATCGGCGCGACCAACCTGGTTTTCACCCTGTTAGCCATGAGCGTCATCGACCGTTTTGGGCGCAAGCGCCTGCTGCTGGTCGGCTCGGTCGGCATGGCCGTCTGCCTGGGCTTGGCGGCCTGGATCCTGGATGGCGGCCACCATTCGAGTTGGCTGCTCTACGTCTTGGTCGGCTTCATCGCCGCCTTCGCTTTCAGCCAGGGCGCGGTGATCTGGGTCTATATCAGCGAGATCTTCCCTACGCCCGTACGCGCCCGGGACAGGCGCTGGGCGCCTCGACCCATTGGGTGGCCAACGCCCTGA